In Firmicutes bacterium ASF500, a single genomic region encodes these proteins:
- the lacX gene encoding Protein LacX, plasmid has translation MTFDLKRGKLQAKVRAKGGELISLTDGDGQEHIWEGDPAFWAGQNPILFPIVGALKDGRVDIGGKTYEMGRHGFAREMEFTTVGQGEDFVTLELREDETTLAQYPFPFSLKVTHQLLEDGFSTTFEVENPGASPMPFCVGAHPAIRIPEGENFEDYELLFDEAERADSHLLTPPGIIRHDGRRPMLEESGKIPLRYADFAEMDTLIFSMLRSGNVSLFNRKTGRSVGLDFHEFPMVAFWTKPGAPFLCLEPWHGCAAYDNESGKFADKPFCVTLQPGESKRLSYSIRIE, from the coding sequence GAGAGCTGATCTCCCTGACCGACGGCGATGGACAGGAGCATATCTGGGAGGGGGACCCGGCCTTCTGGGCGGGTCAGAACCCCATCCTATTCCCCATTGTGGGCGCCTTGAAGGACGGCAGGGTGGATATCGGCGGCAAGACCTATGAGATGGGCCGCCACGGCTTCGCCCGGGAGATGGAGTTCACTACCGTGGGCCAGGGGGAGGACTTCGTCACCCTGGAGCTGCGGGAGGACGAGACGACCCTGGCTCAGTACCCCTTCCCCTTCTCCCTAAAGGTGACCCACCAGCTGCTGGAGGACGGCTTTTCCACCACCTTCGAGGTGGAGAACCCTGGAGCCTCCCCCATGCCCTTCTGCGTCGGGGCCCACCCCGCCATCCGCATCCCCGAGGGGGAGAATTTTGAGGACTACGAGCTCCTCTTTGACGAGGCCGAGCGGGCGGACAGCCATCTGCTGACCCCGCCGGGGATCATCCGCCACGACGGCCGGAGGCCCATGCTGGAGGAGAGCGGAAAAATCCCCCTGCGGTACGCCGACTTCGCCGAGATGGACACCCTGATCTTCAGCATGCTCCGCTCCGGGAACGTCTCCCTGTTCAACCGGAAAACCGGCCGGAGCGTGGGACTGGACTTCCACGAGTTCCCCATGGTGGCCTTCTGGACCAAGCCCGGAGCCCCCTTCCTGTGCCTGGAGCCCTGGCACGGCTGCGCCGCCTATGACAACGAGAGCGGAAAATTCGCCGACAAGCCCTTCTGCGTCACCCTCCAGCCCGGGGAGTCCAAGCGGCTGTCCTACTCCATCCGCATCGAATAA